Proteins from one Leptonema illini DSM 21528 genomic window:
- a CDS encoding cbb3-type cytochrome c oxidase subunit I has product MQAFARLRQHPNLPLIGFLFSAIFWGGLSGFSGLSVAMKLLIPGVELAGEYLSFGRFRTIHTHVVLLGFAVSIIFAGIYHSMPALLRTSMYSRKLGLIHVIMYNAVVLAGTVSFALGINQGKEYAEMEWPFDIAFIVMWIVFAVNFFGTIAIRKEKHFYVSIWFYLGFVVTVPIMFAINNLAVPVTLWKSYSLYAGSTDANIQWWYGHNGVAFILTTPFLGLLYYYLPKQIQSPVYSHRFSIIHFWSLIFFYVWAGPHHLLYSPLPEWVQMLGMAFSVMLILPSWLGIFNGFLTLTHAKRRVVYDPIVKFIVIAMSFYLVTTMEGSLLAIKSINARLHYTDWMIAHVHAGGLGWVSGISFAMLYYIVPRLVKKPLYSMELADTHAWMTFLAAFLYAAAIWLSGIGEGTIWSTLSYDRETKQLIPLNWGHLAELLAIFRQVRSIAGAIFMTGYALLLYNLMRTVFGGERD; this is encoded by the coding sequence AAACTTCTCATCCCCGGCGTCGAGCTTGCCGGTGAGTATTTATCGTTCGGACGGTTCCGCACGATTCACACGCACGTAGTTCTCCTCGGTTTTGCCGTTTCCATCATCTTTGCCGGTATCTATCATTCAATGCCGGCCTTACTTCGCACTTCGATGTACTCGCGAAAGCTTGGACTGATTCATGTCATTATGTATAACGCCGTCGTGCTTGCCGGAACGGTAAGCTTTGCGCTCGGTATCAATCAGGGAAAAGAATATGCTGAGATGGAATGGCCGTTCGATATCGCCTTTATCGTCATGTGGATCGTCTTTGCCGTGAATTTCTTCGGAACGATCGCCATCAGAAAAGAGAAGCATTTTTACGTATCTATCTGGTTCTATCTGGGATTCGTCGTAACCGTTCCCATTATGTTTGCCATAAACAATCTCGCCGTTCCCGTAACGCTCTGGAAATCCTATTCTCTCTATGCCGGCAGTACGGACGCCAACATCCAGTGGTGGTATGGCCATAACGGAGTGGCTTTTATTCTGACGACTCCGTTTCTTGGACTTCTGTATTATTATCTGCCAAAGCAGATACAGAGTCCGGTTTATTCCCATCGCTTTTCCATCATTCATTTCTGGTCGCTGATCTTCTTCTACGTATGGGCCGGCCCGCATCATCTGCTCTATTCTCCGTTGCCGGAATGGGTGCAGATGCTCGGCATGGCCTTCAGCGTGATGCTCATCCTTCCGTCCTGGCTTGGCATCTTCAACGGCTTCCTGACACTCACACATGCGAAGCGTCGCGTCGTCTATGATCCAATCGTGAAATTTATCGTCATAGCCATGTCGTTCTATCTTGTAACGACGATGGAAGGAAGCCTGCTCGCGATAAAGAGCATCAACGCACGCCTGCACTACACCGACTGGATGATCGCGCATGTGCATGCCGGCGGGCTTGGCTGGGTCAGCGGAATCAGCTTTGCCATGCTGTACTATATCGTGCCGCGTCTGGTGAAGAAGCCTTTGTATTCTATGGAGCTGGCCGACACGCACGCATGGATGACCTTTCTGGCCGCCTTTCTGTATGCTGCTGCAATCTGGCTCTCCGGCATCGGTGAAGGGACGATCTGGAGCACGCTCTCATACGACAGAGAAACGAAACAGCTGATCCCTTTGAACTGGGGACATCTCGCAGAGTTGTTAGCCATCTTCAGGCAGGTTCGCAGCATAGCGGGAGCGATCTTTATGACGGGCTATGCGCTGCTTCTATATAACCTGATGAGGACGGTTTTCGGCGGGGAACGGGATTAG
- a CDS encoding DUF4287 domain-containing protein, whose product MSFQAYIDNIKTKTGKTPEDFRKLARQKGLLKPGLKAGDLVKWLKEDFDLGHGHSMAIWAAFKNEGWVEDAKKGVSKKIYSSDGPIPSCCRTGWRHFSVNANPVPRRKPSSSGYIEAAHSPS is encoded by the coding sequence ATGTCATTTCAGGCGTACATCGACAATATCAAAACAAAGACAGGCAAAACACCTGAAGATTTTCGAAAGCTGGCCAGACAGAAAGGATTACTTAAGCCCGGATTGAAGGCAGGTGACCTCGTGAAGTGGCTGAAAGAGGACTTTGACTTAGGCCACGGTCATAGCATGGCCATCTGGGCTGCTTTTAAGAATGAAGGCTGGGTCGAAGATGCAAAGAAAGGCGTTTCAAAAAAGATATACAGCTCGGATGGTCCGATTCCATCCTGCTGTAGAACAGGATGGAGGCACTTTTCGGTTAACGCTAATCCCGTTCCCCGCCGAAAACCGTCCTCATCAGGTTATATAGAAGCAGCGCATAGCCCGTCATAA
- a CDS encoding DoxX family protein, with the protein MEKQNDSRARIWTGRVLSGLVVAFLLFDAAGKLARVEPVLKSAQELGFFEATILHIGLILLLCTILYAVPATSRIGAVLLTGYLGGAVVTHLRVDNPLFTHTVFPVYVGVLAWAGLALRDSRILRFFWSR; encoded by the coding sequence ATGGAAAAACAGAACGATTCACGTGCCCGAATTTGGACAGGGCGAGTTCTTAGCGGGCTGGTTGTTGCCTTCCTGCTTTTTGACGCAGCCGGGAAGCTTGCCCGGGTCGAGCCGGTCCTGAAAAGCGCCCAGGAGCTGGGTTTTTTTGAGGCTACAATCCTGCACATCGGACTGATTCTTTTATTGTGCACCATCCTGTATGCCGTGCCGGCCACATCTCGCATCGGCGCCGTTTTGCTGACGGGCTATCTCGGCGGAGCGGTCGTAACGCATCTGCGTGTCGACAATCCGCTCTTTACGCATACGGTCTTCCCCGTCTATGTCGGAGTACTTGCCTGGGCCGGTCTCGCTCTTCGTGATTCGCGCATCCTGCGCTTCTTCTGGTCGCGATAG
- a CDS encoding TetR/AcrR family transcriptional regulator translates to MGKQEETRQRIIEAAFWQIYEHGFQGVGVREIAQKADLTIGAFFYHFKTKNDVGYAIIDEYLAAGIHERWIAPLKDFENPIQGMIEIYKKTFDEWPDEFVSRGCPLNNLGQEMSAIDEKFQAKAARLLADWIHKTRHYLEIAREKGILKPETDTAALAEFIVTFQEATFAMGKVMNDRKVYSSLFHSFKEHLLNQCV, encoded by the coding sequence ATGGGCAAGCAGGAAGAAACGAGGCAGAGGATTATCGAGGCTGCCTTCTGGCAAATCTACGAGCACGGCTTTCAGGGGGTCGGAGTCCGTGAAATCGCTCAGAAGGCCGATCTGACGATCGGGGCATTCTTCTATCATTTCAAGACGAAAAACGACGTCGGCTATGCCATCATCGACGAATACCTCGCAGCCGGAATTCACGAACGCTGGATCGCTCCTCTAAAAGACTTCGAGAATCCCATTCAGGGCATGATCGAAATCTACAAAAAGACATTCGACGAGTGGCCCGATGAGTTCGTATCACGAGGATGCCCTTTGAATAACCTCGGTCAGGAGATGTCGGCCATCGACGAGAAGTTTCAGGCAAAGGCGGCACGGCTGCTTGCCGACTGGATCCATAAGACCAGGCACTACCTTGAGATTGCTCGCGAGAAGGGAATCCTGAAGCCAGAAACGGATACTGCGGCGTTAGCCGAGTTCATTGTTACGTTTCAGGAGGCGACGTTCGCCATGGGCAAGGTAATGAACGATCGAAAGGTCTACTCGTCTCTGTTCCACTCGTTTAAAGAGCATCTATTGAATCAGTGCGTTTGA
- a CDS encoding Uma2 family endonuclease, with protein sequence MSGAARQRRMTPEGYLAGERDAPTRHEYVLGELYAMAGASDAHVTVSGNAFALLKAHLRGSDCRVYMADMKVRCNEGEAFFYPDVMVSCDPSDRQRSYFKDHPKLIIEVLSPATEAFDRGGKFAHYREIGSLTEYALIDSREHRVDIFRREPDGRWEFVAFTGEDANVQFRSIDLTVPMRALYEDVDFSMIEAEA encoded by the coding sequence ATGTCAGGTGCGGCCAGACAGCGAAGGATGACACCGGAGGGATACCTCGCCGGTGAACGAGACGCGCCGACACGCCATGAGTACGTTCTCGGAGAACTCTATGCGATGGCCGGTGCATCTGACGCTCATGTTACCGTGAGCGGAAACGCCTTTGCTTTATTGAAGGCTCATCTGCGTGGTTCGGATTGTCGTGTTTACATGGCAGATATGAAGGTGCGTTGCAACGAGGGCGAAGCCTTCTTTTATCCGGATGTGATGGTCAGCTGCGATCCGTCGGATCGGCAACGTAGTTATTTTAAAGATCATCCGAAGCTCATCATTGAGGTGCTTTCGCCGGCCACAGAGGCCTTTGACCGAGGTGGAAAATTCGCCCATTATCGAGAGATCGGTAGTCTGACGGAGTATGCGCTGATTGATTCGCGAGAGCATCGAGTCGATATATTTCGTCGTGAGCCCGACGGCCGCTGGGAATTTGTGGCTTTCACCGGCGAAGATGCAAACGTGCAATTCAGGAGCATCGACCTCACTGTACCGATGCGCGCTCTTTACGAAGATGTGGATTTTTCGATGATTGAAGCGGAAGCGTGA
- a CDS encoding SLC26A/SulP transporter family protein — protein sequence MASRSLREIPGGVLATLLGIPKSIALGIVALAPLGSAFTAVGPFAGLVSLAAGNFATPSRRGGSVVNSGPYSVSALMLASAATTFSLTHPPDVAFQLLLLVVLLSGVIQLLLGLLRFGTIAKYIPYPVFSGLMNGSAILILLPQVKPIFNATPALLLKDPSVLLSQTTLLSVAAATLTVLAYALTRRLNRSAVPPAFIAVIVGSLGFHAAAYLGSISVSELLVGRIPTGIPLPRLFASASEDLLSLQTWQTLALPVASFATSIALINSLSSFLAQSFSDTLCRERTDPNAELLNQGSANLLSAVFGGLPAAGSSSRSKAAYDYGARTRASRLAGGLFAVLVLVWAGPLFAPIPLSVMGGVLLILAYGLFDRWLLLQIVELMKQRDRREIATNIGISLLVTVVMVAVGMVEAVVTGVLLSVVIFVTTMSRGIIRREFSGLSMRSNTERPRRETDILDREGDAIRIIELEGYLYFGTADDFLLRTDVLLREGARHIILDVHHLKSVDISGLVVVDQAYERCRDAGARLAIVSPVRSPLREKSQLSGLVYDYLDDALAAAEDLLIDSAGESEHDTSITLAEVDILSEFTPAELAQLEPYLTFQSYADGTKVLTEGEAGDSVFMIAAGRAELYTTTDGLYHCYYRLSRGTVFGEMAMIDGRPRSADVLAAGTLSCWVLTMERLNRLKQEHPDVAYRVMTGVAALLSRRIRINLNIISQYRK from the coding sequence ATGGCTTCACGATCCCTGCGAGAAATACCGGGCGGCGTTCTGGCGACCCTGCTCGGCATTCCCAAAAGCATCGCCCTGGGGATCGTCGCCCTCGCCCCTCTGGGCTCTGCCTTTACGGCCGTCGGCCCATTTGCCGGATTGGTTTCGCTTGCCGCCGGTAATTTCGCCACGCCCAGCCGCCGCGGCGGCTCCGTCGTCAACAGCGGGCCCTATTCCGTCTCGGCGCTGATGCTCGCCTCGGCGGCGACTACGTTTTCGCTCACGCATCCGCCCGACGTCGCCTTCCAGCTTCTTCTGCTCGTCGTGCTTTTATCGGGTGTGATTCAGCTGCTCCTGGGCCTGCTGCGTTTCGGCACGATTGCCAAGTATATTCCGTATCCGGTTTTCTCTGGCCTGATGAACGGCAGCGCCATCCTCATCCTTCTGCCGCAGGTGAAGCCTATCTTCAATGCGACGCCGGCCCTTCTGTTAAAAGATCCTTCGGTTCTGCTTTCGCAGACGACGCTGCTATCGGTCGCAGCCGCTACGTTAACCGTCCTCGCATACGCCCTTACGAGACGTCTGAATCGCTCGGCCGTACCGCCTGCCTTTATTGCCGTCATCGTCGGATCGCTCGGTTTTCACGCCGCTGCGTATCTCGGCAGCATCTCCGTTAGCGAACTGTTAGTCGGACGAATTCCAACGGGCATTCCACTGCCCCGCCTGTTTGCATCTGCCTCAGAGGATCTTCTCTCACTACAGACATGGCAGACGCTTGCGCTTCCGGTCGCCTCTTTTGCGACCAGTATTGCGCTCATTAATAGTCTGAGCTCGTTTCTTGCGCAGAGCTTCTCTGATACCTTGTGTCGCGAGCGAACCGATCCAAACGCCGAGCTGCTAAACCAGGGATCGGCTAACCTTCTCTCTGCCGTATTCGGCGGCCTGCCCGCTGCCGGATCCTCCAGCCGCTCGAAAGCCGCCTACGATTACGGCGCACGCACGCGAGCCTCTCGCCTTGCGGGCGGACTTTTCGCCGTCCTTGTCCTCGTCTGGGCCGGACCGCTTTTTGCGCCCATCCCGCTTTCCGTAATGGGTGGCGTGCTTCTGATTCTCGCCTATGGCCTCTTTGATCGCTGGCTGCTGCTACAGATCGTCGAGCTTATGAAACAGCGCGATCGTCGTGAGATTGCGACGAACATCGGCATCTCGCTTCTCGTCACGGTCGTCATGGTCGCCGTCGGCATGGTCGAGGCCGTCGTTACCGGAGTTCTGCTCTCCGTCGTCATCTTCGTAACGACGATGAGCCGCGGGATTATCCGAAGGGAGTTCTCGGGCCTCAGCATGCGATCCAATACGGAGCGTCCGCGTCGCGAAACGGACATCCTCGACCGAGAAGGCGACGCCATCCGCATCATCGAACTGGAAGGCTACCTCTATTTCGGAACGGCCGACGATTTCCTGCTGCGCACCGACGTCCTCTTACGAGAAGGCGCTCGTCACATCATCCTTGACGTTCATCATCTGAAAAGCGTCGACATCTCGGGCCTTGTCGTCGTCGATCAGGCATACGAACGCTGCCGCGATGCCGGGGCCCGTCTTGCCATCGTCTCGCCCGTGCGCTCTCCGCTTCGCGAGAAGTCTCAGCTCAGCGGTCTTGTGTATGATTACCTTGACGATGCCCTGGCCGCCGCCGAAGATCTGTTGATCGACAGCGCCGGCGAAAGCGAGCACGACACATCGATCACGCTTGCAGAGGTCGACATCCTCTCAGAATTCACGCCCGCCGAGCTCGCGCAGCTTGAGCCGTATCTGACGTTTCAGAGCTATGCGGACGGCACGAAAGTATTAACCGAAGGAGAGGCCGGCGACTCCGTATTTATGATCGCCGCAGGCCGGGCCGAGCTGTACACGACGACGGATGGCCTGTATCATTGCTATTATCGCCTGAGTCGGGGCACCGTTTTCGGCGAGATGGCGATGATCGACGGCCGCCCCCGCTCGGCCGACGTGCTTGCTGCAGGCACGCTCAGCTGCTGGGTGCTGACGATGGAACGCCTGAACCGGCTAAAGCAGGAGCATCCGGATGTCGCCTACCGCGTCATGACGGGCGTCGCCGCGCTGCTTTCACGCAGAATACGGATCAATCTGAATATTATTTCGCAGTACAGGAAGTAG
- a CDS encoding PaeR7I family type II restriction endonuclease, whose amino-acid sequence MKARNYKNELAEAVAYFWKKRTVQSEKQGEASGTKDAGNRSSVTGGAQLDGFIELFAKIARDSGLTDSEIHMKETTLPGYYRPTKEWDLVLYADGDLIASVEFKSHIGPSFGNNFNNRVEEALGSATDLRTAYREGAMKQSIKPWMGYFMLLEDHPKSATPVKVREPYFPVLPDFKEASYQRRYVEFCRRLVLEGLYDSACLLFSAESTGRSGDFTEPSTGLDFIQFSASFIGAITAFIQNRDMRR is encoded by the coding sequence ATGAAGGCACGGAATTATAAGAACGAGCTTGCCGAAGCGGTCGCTTATTTCTGGAAGAAACGGACGGTGCAATCAGAAAAGCAGGGCGAGGCGAGCGGAACGAAGGATGCCGGCAATCGCAGTTCCGTAACGGGCGGGGCGCAGCTTGACGGATTTATCGAGCTGTTCGCAAAGATCGCCAGGGATTCAGGTTTAACCGATTCCGAGATACATATGAAAGAAACGACGCTGCCGGGCTACTATCGTCCGACAAAGGAGTGGGATCTCGTGTTGTATGCAGACGGGGATCTGATCGCCTCGGTCGAATTCAAATCGCATATCGGCCCATCGTTCGGAAACAATTTCAATAACAGAGTCGAAGAGGCGCTCGGTAGCGCAACGGATCTGAGAACCGCCTATCGAGAAGGAGCGATGAAGCAGTCCATCAAACCGTGGATGGGCTATTTTATGCTTCTTGAAGATCATCCGAAATCGGCGACGCCGGTCAAGGTCCGTGAGCCTTACTTTCCGGTTTTGCCGGATTTTAAAGAGGCGTCATATCAGCGGCGATACGTAGAGTTTTGCAGGCGTCTTGTGCTCGAAGGCCTGTACGATTCTGCATGTCTGCTTTTTTCGGCCGAGTCGACCGGTCGGAGCGGCGATTTTACCGAGCCGTCAACGGGCCTCGATTTCATTCAATTCAGCGCTTCGTTCATCGGCGCCATCACGGCATTCATTCAGAATCGTGATATGCGACGTTAA
- a CDS encoding DNA-methyltransferase, whose amino-acid sequence MKDLAEFVPASLKKSKYSQDLIPEMAKNDILMADIANALQSIPTTHTLYRKDCRQMDFLTPNSVHLALTSPPYWNLKPYNGGRGQLGIIKDYEAFLDELDKVWQQIYDALVPGGRLVCVVGDVCLSRRNNNGEHVVFPLHSSIQERCRRIGYSNLAPIIWHKIANAKYEVEGNSRFLGKPYEPNGVIKNDIEYILMLRKPGGYRKPSLEERLLSIIPDKSHKEWFQQIWSGITGASTKNHPAPYPVVLAERLIRMFSFVGDTVIDPFLGSGTTSIAAAKSGRNSIGVEIDPEYFKMAADRIQKETTGLFNRTTIKKIA is encoded by the coding sequence ATGAAAGATCTGGCTGAATTTGTCCCGGCGTCCCTTAAGAAGAGTAAATACAGTCAGGACCTCATTCCCGAAATGGCCAAGAACGACATCCTGATGGCCGACATCGCAAATGCCCTCCAGTCGATTCCGACCACGCACACGCTTTACCGAAAGGACTGCCGGCAGATGGATTTTCTCACGCCGAACAGCGTGCATCTTGCGTTAACCTCGCCTCCTTACTGGAACCTGAAGCCCTATAACGGGGGAAGAGGTCAGCTCGGCATCATCAAGGATTACGAGGCCTTTCTGGACGAGCTTGATAAGGTCTGGCAGCAGATCTATGATGCCCTTGTTCCAGGCGGACGTCTGGTCTGCGTCGTCGGCGACGTATGTCTGTCACGTCGCAATAATAACGGTGAGCATGTCGTTTTTCCGCTGCATTCGTCGATTCAGGAGCGGTGCCGTCGTATCGGATACTCGAATCTGGCGCCGATTATCTGGCATAAGATCGCTAACGCAAAGTATGAAGTTGAGGGGAACTCCCGTTTTCTCGGGAAGCCTTACGAGCCGAATGGCGTCATCAAAAACGACATTGAATATATTCTGATGCTGCGCAAGCCCGGCGGCTACCGTAAGCCGTCGCTCGAAGAAAGGCTACTCAGTATCATCCCCGACAAGTCGCATAAGGAATGGTTCCAGCAGATCTGGAGCGGCATTACCGGAGCTTCGACGAAGAATCATCCGGCTCCTTATCCGGTCGTGCTTGCAGAGAGGCTGATCCGCATGTTCAGCTTCGTCGGGGATACGGTCATCGATCCGTTTCTCGGGTCGGGCACGACAAGCATTGCAGCGGCGAAGAGCGGCCGGAACAGCATCGGCGTGGAGATTGATCCGGAGTACTTCAAGATGGCCGCCGATCGTATACAGAAAGAGACGACTGGCCTGTTTAACCGCACGACGATAAAAAAGATCGCATAG
- a CDS encoding DUF4279 domain-containing protein — MAFERIRISLRIASQVRSPEDIVTLLKIEPTVVHRIGEKMSMRNPSSTTRQENLVLIEFTSIRDTDFSEELLGVIRSLSEKRLELTTLKRDCDIEIFCGLFSDNGQGGFTLSSDSVAALHALGIDVVFDFYA; from the coding sequence ATGGCCTTCGAACGGATTCGCATCTCTCTCAGGATAGCAAGTCAGGTGCGTTCTCCTGAAGATATCGTCACGTTACTCAAGATCGAGCCTACCGTGGTTCACAGAATCGGAGAGAAGATGTCGATGCGAAATCCATCGAGTACAACAAGGCAGGAAAATCTTGTTCTAATCGAATTCACCTCGATAAGGGACACAGATTTTTCGGAGGAGCTTCTTGGGGTAATCCGTTCTCTAAGCGAGAAACGATTGGAGCTAACAACGCTGAAGCGTGATTGCGACATTGAGATCTTCTGCGGGCTTTTTTCCGACAACGGACAGGGTGGCTTCACTCTGAGCTCAGATAGCGTGGCAGCATTGCATGCTCTCGGCATCGATGTCGTTTTCGATTTCTATGCTTGA
- a CDS encoding flagellar export chaperone FlgN, which yields MILEQLRDAFDSEADVLTEALSLEREKTPAILQARGKRLKELSDRSDTLLADLARLEEERHELFQSFITQNRQAFNDPAPGIESFVTALSTFKEAPDVRISNAEWASLLDDLILSVSHFRDTAVNLKKEVHANQQLLSRTRRVIQNLMDDLDKPSPAYTPQAKQKPRAAGGPSPLVLNTNA from the coding sequence ATGATCCTCGAGCAGCTCAGGGATGCCTTCGACTCCGAAGCCGACGTTCTTACCGAAGCCCTTTCTCTGGAAAGGGAGAAAACTCCTGCCATCTTGCAGGCGCGCGGCAAGCGTCTGAAGGAGCTTTCGGATCGCTCTGATACGCTGCTGGCCGATCTGGCAAGGCTTGAAGAGGAGCGGCATGAGCTGTTCCAGAGTTTCATCACGCAGAATCGTCAGGCCTTCAACGATCCGGCTCCGGGCATCGAGAGCTTCGTCACAGCGTTAAGCACCTTTAAAGAAGCGCCTGACGTTCGCATCTCGAACGCCGAATGGGCGTCGCTTCTCGACGATCTCATCCTTTCCGTTTCGCACTTTCGCGACACGGCCGTCAATCTGAAGAAAGAGGTGCATGCGAATCAGCAGCTGCTGAGCCGTACGCGTCGCGTGATTCAGAATCTGATGGACGATCTGGACAAGCCTTCGCCGGCCTATACGCCGCAGGCGAAACAGAAGCCACGTGCAGCGGGAGGACCGAGTCCGCTCGTCTTGAATACGAACGCCTGA
- the flgK gene encoding flagellar hook-associated protein FlgK — protein MGSTFGGIEIGKRGLNVHQTAIQTTGHNISNADNENYARQRVTMESMDPLYDPSLNRAAGPGQIGQGVQISQIERIRDTFYDDQIALTSNEKEFWESSRNYLYQMEKIFNEPSDNTLRSLTDNFWASWQDLSSYPSDLAHREVVLERANGLVTRIHDIHSKLSDLRERADKEVVQTVERINGLSSEIRELNEKILKLQALGDNPNDLMDRRDAAVERLSSLVNIRVGRGDKDEVFVFIGEQALVQGVIQRKLKANPNPANDGMARVAFEHNDRDVVLGGGKLLGLIEMRDKAIIERINRTSEFALNLADIVNEVHRDGFGLNGSTNRDFFRMRALTEDAGGAYTVQNARGDFDLNGDGTADMTAIFRVTGTNTIDPTKRVGVDGTITLHRPDANNTPVRIDYSRDETLEQVIRKINDAKAGVVAYMTHDNQLALKAVVNDSDRRLNFMINHVEDSGELLVGYTGLLVASGENGAFDSRRTGEMVKLRSPLSDVTLTPVFHPAAHLRVDEALVRDPASIAAARGKDEGGTGDYNIANGMADGSNALLIAKALKQGQNRFGYAENAEAFYNALISKLGTESRTAEDAVQRQSENLVSLKNLRQSVMGVNLDEEMANMVQFQHAYNASARTINTWDQMLDVIINRLKS, from the coding sequence ATGGGTTCCACTTTCGGAGGCATTGAAATCGGTAAGAGAGGGCTGAATGTGCATCAGACGGCCATTCAGACGACCGGTCATAACATATCGAACGCCGATAACGAGAACTACGCTCGTCAGCGCGTCACGATGGAAAGCATGGATCCGCTCTATGATCCTTCGCTGAACCGTGCCGCCGGACCGGGCCAGATCGGACAGGGCGTGCAGATCTCGCAGATCGAGCGCATCCGCGATACCTTCTATGACGACCAGATCGCCCTCACCTCCAACGAGAAGGAGTTCTGGGAGTCTTCGCGCAATTATCTCTACCAGATGGAAAAGATCTTCAACGAGCCCTCCGACAATACGCTGCGCTCGCTGACGGATAACTTCTGGGCAAGCTGGCAGGATCTTTCGTCCTATCCATCCGATCTCGCTCACCGCGAAGTCGTGCTCGAACGCGCAAACGGACTTGTGACGCGCATCCACGACATCCACTCCAAGCTCAGCGATCTTCGCGAGCGCGCGGATAAAGAGGTCGTACAGACCGTCGAGCGGATCAACGGACTGTCTTCTGAGATTCGAGAGCTGAACGAAAAGATCCTGAAGCTGCAGGCGCTGGGCGATAATCCGAACGACCTGATGGACCGTCGCGACGCCGCCGTCGAGCGTCTTTCGTCGCTGGTAAACATTCGCGTCGGACGCGGCGATAAAGACGAGGTTTTCGTTTTCATCGGAGAGCAGGCGCTCGTGCAGGGCGTTATCCAGCGTAAACTGAAGGCGAATCCGAATCCGGCGAACGACGGCATGGCCCGCGTCGCCTTCGAGCATAACGATCGCGACGTCGTTCTCGGCGGAGGCAAGCTGCTCGGATTGATCGAGATGCGCGATAAGGCGATCATCGAACGCATCAACCGCACGAGCGAATTCGCCCTGAACCTTGCCGATATTGTGAACGAAGTGCACCGCGATGGCTTCGGACTGAACGGATCGACGAACCGCGACTTCTTTCGCATGCGTGCGCTGACCGAGGATGCCGGCGGCGCTTATACGGTGCAGAATGCCCGCGGCGACTTCGACCTGAACGGAGACGGCACGGCCGATATGACGGCCATCTTTCGCGTGACGGGAACGAATACGATCGATCCGACGAAGCGCGTGGGCGTGGACGGTACGATCACGCTGCACCGACCCGACGCGAATAACACGCCGGTACGCATCGACTACTCCCGCGACGAGACGCTCGAACAGGTGATCCGCAAGATCAACGACGCGAAGGCCGGTGTCGTCGCCTACATGACGCATGACAATCAGCTTGCGCTGAAGGCCGTCGTAAACGATTCCGATCGTCGACTGAATTTCATGATCAATCACGTCGAGGATTCGGGCGAGCTGCTTGTGGGTTATACGGGCCTGCTTGTTGCCTCGGGCGAGAACGGAGCGTTTGATTCCCGCCGCACGGGCGAGATGGTGAAGCTGCGCTCTCCTCTGTCGGATGTAACGCTGACGCCGGTCTTTCATCCAGCGGCGCATCTGCGCGTCGATGAGGCGCTCGTGCGCGACCCGGCTTCTATTGCGGCGGCCCGCGGCAAGGACGAAGGCGGCACAGGCGATTATAACATCGCAAACGGCATGGCCGACGGCTCAAACGCCCTCTTGATCGCGAAGGCCTTAAAGCAGGGTCAGAACCGCTTCGGATACGCCGAGAACGCCGAGGCCTTTTATAACGCCCTGATCTCTAAGCTGGGTACGGAGTCCCGCACCGCTGAGGACGCCGTGCAGCGTCAGAGCGAGAATCTCGTTTCGCTGAAAAACCTGCGTCAGAGCGTGATGGGCGTGAATCTCGACGAAGAGATGGCGAATATGGTGCAGTTCCAGCACGCATATAACGCATCGGCCCGTACGATCAACACGTGGGATCAGATGCTCGACGTGATCATCAACCGACTCAAGTCGTAA